CGGCGAGCAGTGGCTCGACCGGCACGCGGCGGCGCTCATGGGCACCTACGGCCGACCGGCCCGCGTCCTGGTGCGCGGCGAGGGCGCCTACGTCTGGGACGCCGACGGCACCCGGTACACCGACCTGCTGGCGGGCATCGCGACCACCGCGCTCGGCCACGCCCACCCGGCGCTCACCGGCGCCGTCACCGCGCAGCTGTCGACCCTGGGCCACGTGTCCAACCTCGCGGCGACCCCCGTCCAGGTCGGCCTCGCGGAGGAGCTGCTGCGCACCTGCGACGCCCCCGCCGGCAGCCGGGTGTTCCTCTGCAACTCCGGCGCCGAGGCGATCGAGGCAGCCTTCAAGATCACCCGGCGCACGGGCCGCACCCGGGTCCTCGCGGCCGAGGGCGGCTTCCACGGCCGGACCATGGGCGCGCTCGCCCTCACCCACACCGCCGCCTACCGCGAGCCGTTCGAGCCGCTGCCCGCCGGCGTCGAGCACGTGCCCTTCGGCGACGTCGACGCCATGGCCGCCGCGCTCGCCGACGAGTCGGCGGGCCCCGTCGCCGCCGTCGTCCTCGAGCCGGTCCAGGGCGAGGGCGGTGTCCGCCCCGCCCCGGCGGGCTACCTCGCCGCGGTGCGCCGGCTCACCCGCCAGCACGGCGCCCTGCTCGTCCTGGACGAGGTGCAGACCGGCTCCGGGCGCACCGGTCGGTGGCTCGCCTGGCAGCACCCCCACCACCTCGGCGACGCCGTCGCCGAGGACCCCACCATGCGCCCCGACGTCGTCACCCTGGCCAAGGGCCTGGCCGGCGGCATCCCCTGCGGGGCGGTGGTCGCCTACGGCGCCGCCACGGCGGGCCTGCTCGGGCGGAGCCAGCACGGCACGACCTTCGGCGGCAACCCCGTCGCCGCCGCGGCCGCCCTGGCCACCCTCCACGTCGTCGAGCGCGACGGGCTGCTGGAGCGGGCCCGGCACCTGGGTGCGCTGCTGCGCGACGGCATCGGGGCGGTCCGGCACCCGCTGCTGGCCGGGGTGCGCGGGGAGGGCCTGCTCCTGGCCGTCACGCTCACCCGGCCCCTGGCCGCAGAGGTCACGGCCGCCGCCC
Above is a genomic segment from Aquipuribacter hungaricus containing:
- a CDS encoding acetylornithine transaminase, whose amino-acid sequence is MTVTTARGALERPVGEQWLDRHAAALMGTYGRPARVLVRGEGAYVWDADGTRYTDLLAGIATTALGHAHPALTGAVTAQLSTLGHVSNLAATPVQVGLAEELLRTCDAPAGSRVFLCNSGAEAIEAAFKITRRTGRTRVLAAEGGFHGRTMGALALTHTAAYREPFEPLPAGVEHVPFGDVDAMAAALADESAGPVAAVVLEPVQGEGGVRPAPAGYLAAVRRLTRQHGALLVLDEVQTGSGRTGRWLAWQHPHHLGDAVAEDPTMRPDVVTLAKGLAGGIPCGAVVAYGAATAGLLGRSQHGTTFGGNPVAAAAALATLHVVERDGLLERARHLGALLRDGIGAVRHPLLAGVRGEGLLLAVTLTRPLAAEVTAAALDAGFVVNAVAPDAVRLAPPLVLTDAQATSFVDALPAVLDTVLPAAQAGPGSQEAPS